Proteins encoded in a region of the Triplophysa rosa linkage group LG6, Trosa_1v2, whole genome shotgun sequence genome:
- the sap18 gene encoding histone deacetylase complex subunit SAP18: MAVESRVTQEEIKKEPEKPVDREKTCPLLLRVFTTNNGRHHRMDEFARGNVPSSELQIYTWMDATLKELTSLVKEVYPEARKKGTHFGFAIVYPDPK; the protein is encoded by the exons ATGGCTGTGGAATCAAGAGTAACACAGGAGGAAATCAAGAAAGAGCCAGAGAAGCCAGTGGACAGGGAGAAG ACATGTCCCCTTCTTTTGAGAGTGTTCACCACCAACAACGGCAGACATCATCGCATGGACGAGTTTGCACGCGGAAATGTGCCCTCTAGCGAGCTTCAGATTTACACCTG GATGGATGCTACCTTGAAAGAACTGACAAGTCTGGTGAAAGAAGTCTATCCGGAAGCGAGAAAGAAAGGCACACATTTCGGGTTTGCCATCGTTTATCCAGACCCCAAATGA
- the LOC130555783 gene encoding uncharacterized protein LOC130555783 produces MVHTCVVAGCRNRRTPGTTLSFYRFPRDPERKQRWIAAVNRKGWMPNEGSRLCSTHFISGKQVKNPRSPDYVPSVFISAPLSPNMKEASACELYDKQEAQVEAANALLFLQGQGRFMEDNVQIYSQEEPEKVSSSLSSCNEDKEDNEEMDSDEEISLTRISQAEKPVKNVPMKSPDYQSSLEALKKENMELRESVEKMSLNEASFRNDPEKVRFYTGLPNYFVFETVMLLLVPHMKGDKNGKLSKFQQLLLTLMRLRLDLRNQDLAYRFGITVATVTRTVHRIISIMFTTLVPTAVFWPSRVELRKNLPTALRSTYPDCAVIIDCFRVSLEKEDVNQPVVSTAFTMPTQSALVNELKYVIGVAPQGVVTFVSGGSPGHVSDKNLVESCGLLCKLLPGDVVLAERDFDIGDLVNARKAELKITSTSSQSILDAEACSMAGTYLDRLNVHRHVEQVIKMVKRRYCMLTGPVESPFTVIDRTSNVSTFDKIVQVACALNNLCISAVPLE; encoded by the exons ATGGTTCACACATGTGTGGTGGCTGGTTGTCGGAACAGGAGGACCCCTGGCACCACATTATCCTTCTACAGGTTTCCACGGGACCCGGAGCGGAAGCAGCGGTGGATTGCTGCTGTGAACCGTAAAGGATGGATGCCAAACGAGGGCAGTAGACTCTGCAGCACACACTTCATTTCAG GAAAACAAGTGAAGAATCCTAGATCTCCAGACTATGTACCTTCAGTCTTTATATCAGCACCACTGTCCCCAAATATGAAGGAAGCAAGTGCATGTGAACTTTATGATAAACAAGAAGCACAAGTGGAGGCAGCCAATGCTTTGCTGTTCCTACAAGGACAAGGACGTTTCATGGAAGACAACGTCCAGATCTACAGTCAAGAAGAGCCAGAGAAAGTTTCCTCTTCGCTTAGCAGTTGTAATGAAGATAAAGAGGATAATGAGGAAATGGACAGTGATGAAGAAATCTCACTGACACGTATTAGCCAAGCGGAAAAGCCAGTAAAAAACGTCCCCATGAAGTCCCCTGACTACCAGTCCAGCCTTGAAGCTCTTAAGAAAGAGAATATGGAGCTGAGGGAATCAGTAGAGAAGATGTCTCTCAATGAGGCATCATTCAGAAATGATCCAGAAAAGGTTCGGTTCTATACAGGACTGCCAAACTATTTCGTGTTTGAGACGGTTATGTTGCTTCTCGTGCCACATATGAAAGGAGACAAAAATGGAAAACTTTCAAAGTTCCAGCAGCTACTCTTGACACTAATGCGACTTAGGCTTGATCTTAGAAACCAAGACTTGGCCTATCGTTTTGGGATAACGGTTGCCACGGTGACCAGGACAGTCCATCGGATCATTAGCATAATGTTCACAACCCTGGTACCCACTGCTGTTTTTTGGCCGTCTAGAGTGGAGCTCAGAAAAAACCTCCCGACAGCGTTACGTTCCACTTACCCAGACTGTGCAGTGATTATCGACTGCTTTAGGGTGTCTCTGGAAAAAGAGGATGTGAATCAGCCGGTTGTTTCCACGGCATTCACCATGCCCACCCAGTCAGCTCTTGTTAATGAGCTGAAGTATGTGATAGGTGTTGCTCCGCAAGGTGTGGTCACGTTTGTCTCGGGCGGATCACCGGGTCATGTGAGTGACAAAAACCTAGTGGAGAGTTGTGGCCTCCTCTGTAAACTTCTGCCAGGTGATGTCGTGCTTGCTGAGCGTGACTTCGACATCGGCGACTTGGTGAATGCCCGCAAAGCCGAACTCAAAATCACAAGTACAAGCAGCCAGAGCATACTGGATGCAGAAGCTTGCTCGATGGCAGGTACATATTTAGACAGGCTGAATGTTCATAGGCATGTAGAGCAGGTCATAAAGATGGTCAAGAGAAGATATTGTATGTTGACCGGACCAGTGGAGAGTCCCTTCACGGTCATAGATCGCACTTCCAATGTGAGCACTTTCGATAAGATAGTGCAGGTTGCCTGTGCCTTAAATAACCTGTGCATTTCCGCTGTTCCTCTGGAGTAA